Proteins from one Esox lucius isolate fEsoLuc1 chromosome 19, fEsoLuc1.pri, whole genome shotgun sequence genomic window:
- the wee2 gene encoding wee1-like protein kinase 2, which produces MANGSERMVKMLDFSSCGEEDSSDSSLDEWISAPKSPHSVCRTPRVQRHHTRGILISPSMPASPTTPIPYAAWRKLRLCDSPSTPKSLLSKSSLPTSSTKIRRSQRALRFTSFTDPTQRSCIPSVNINPFTPDTVHRNSKHNKRKSRRSDYDDDDYGHRINPNHMSSSEDDDAFLPPKRQAVQAFMLSRYDGEFLELGRLGAGEFGAVYKCVKRLDGCLYAIKRSRRPLAGSANEQLALKEVYAHAVLGHHPHVVRYYSAWAEDDHMIIQNEYCDGGSLYDSMVEKEARGELFSEPELRDLLLQVSMGLKYIHSSSLVHLDIKPSNIFICRRPSSSLSGEGDSDEEEGSHSTGVVYKIGDLGHVTSVSSPQVEEGDSRFLASEVLQEDYSNLPKADIFALGLTLLLAAGSPPLPQNGDEWHSLRKANLPSLPLELSSAFRGLIQTMLDPEPSQRPSATALCRHPVLKERSGKLAAQLRRELNVEKFRTAMLEKELQEARLAALSPQQSFPPRLQQPSETGSLPKAGQRLVGRNASRSMSFGCSQY; this is translated from the exons ATGGCTAATGGAAGTGAGCGGATGGTGAAAATGTTGGATTTCTCCAGCTGTGGCGAGGAGGACAGTAGTGACAGCAGTTTGGATGAATGGATCAGCGCTCCAAAGAGTCCACACTCTGTATGCAGGACTCCAAGAGTGCAGCGTCATCACACCAGAGGCATCCTCATATCCCCGTCCATGCCAGCTTCACCAACCACCCCGATTCCTTATGCCGCCTGGAGAAAACTCCGGCTCTGTGACTCCCCAAGTACTCCCAAA AGTCTGCTGTCCAAGTCTTCCCTGCCCACTTCCAGCACCAAGATACGCCGCAGTCAGAGGGCCCTACGCTTCACATCTTTCACTGACCCCACCCAGCGTAGCTGTATTCCGTCTGTCAACATAAACCCCTTCACCCCTGACACGGTCCACAGGAACAGCAAGCACAACAAAAGGAAAAGTCGAAGGAGTGATTACGACGACGATGATTATGGACACAG AATCAATCCAAACCATATGTCGTCGTCGGAGGATGATGACGCATTTCTCCCGCCGAAG AGGCAGGCTGTCCAAGCCTTCATGCTGTCGAGGTATGATGGTGAGTTTCTGGAGCTAGGACGCCTTGGTGCGGGGGAATTTGGAGCCGTGTACAAGTGTGTGAAGAGGCTAGACGGCTGCTTGTACGCCATCAAACGCTCTCGCCGACCACTTGCAGGGTCTGCTAATGA GCAGCTGGCCCTGAAGGAGGTGTATGCACATGCTGTGCTTGGGCATCATCCCCACGTAGTCCGCTATTACTCAGCATGGGCTGAGGATGATCACATGATCATACAGAATGAGTATTGTGATG GGGGGAGTCTCTATGATTCTATGGTAGAAAAGGAGGCACGTGGCGAGCTGTTTTCTGAGCCTGAGTTGAGGGATCTACTACTGCAAGTCTCCATGGGTCTCAAGTACATTCACAGCTCTTCCCTTGTGCACCTGGACATCAAACCCA GTAATATTTTTATCTGCCGACGCCCCAGTTCGAGCCTGAGTGGAGAGGGGGACAGTGACGAGGAGGAGGGAAGCCATTCAACAGGGGTGGTTTATAAAATTg GTGACTTGGGCCACGTAACGTCCGTCAGCAGTCcacaggtggaggagggggacagCCGCTTCCTTGCCAGTGAGGTCTTACAAGAG GACTACAGCAATCTACCAAAGGCGGACATATTTGCGCTAGGGCTGACTTTGCTTCTGGCAGCTGGGTCGCCCCCTCTCCCTCAGAATGGAGATGAATGGCACAGCCTCAGAAAGGCAAATTTACCCAGCCTGCCCTTGGAGCTCTCATCTGCTTTTAGAGGCCTAATACAG actatgctGGATCCGGAGCCATCTCAACGTCCCTCTGCAACTGCTCTATGCAGACACCCTGTCTTAAAGGAGAGGTCTGGGAAGCTGGCTGCTCAACTACGCAGAGAACTCAACGTGGAGAAGTTCAGGACTGCCATGTTGGAAAA GGAGCTGCAGGAGGCCCGTCTGGCAGCCCTGTCCCCACAGCAGTCCTTTCCCCCCAGGCTACAGCAACCCTCTGAAACGGGGTCCTTACCCAAAGCTGGGCAGAGGCTGGTCGGTAGGAATGCTTCCCGGTCCATGAGCTTCGGATGCTCACAGTATTGA
- the bida gene encoding BH3 interacting domain death agonist, which translates to MDFEWSDKNMDFGDFRTSTPLIFLTFLQQHSSNNAELKRELNSLSHDLKRTQNIHFPGLGTNTHEEGELQTDGHYGSSRILLEEFVPQVELPLPMSRADEVAVRAVAAGLIEIADQLERRVVAQASENLTKKLMKYSVQLWRHHLALEVEWLKKQALGSVLDQLPQERVILALTLTLVRGVCERAPVLLRNLFNTALQFTAAR; encoded by the exons ATGGACTTTGAATGGAGCGACAAAAATATGGACTTCGGGGATTTTCGTACGAGCACTCCCCTAATCTTCCTCACCTTCCTTCAACAGCACAGCTCTAACAATGCAGAACTCAAGAGAGAGTTGAATTCATTGAGTCATGACCTAAAACGTACCCAGAACATCCATTTCCCAGGTCTTGGAACTAACACTCACGAAGAGGGCGAGCTCCAAACGGATGGACACTACGGCAGCAGTAGGATCTTACTGGAGGAATTCGTACCCCAGGTTGAACTGCCATTGCCGA TGAGCCGTGCGGATGAAGTAGCCGTTAGAGCCGTGGCTGCAGGGCTGATTGAAATAGCGGACCAGCTTGAGCGTAGAGTGGTGGCCCAGGCTTCTGAGAATCTGACCAAGAAACTGATGAAATATTCCGTTCAG CTGTGGAGGCACCACCTAGCGCTCGAGGTGGAGTGGTTGAAAAAGCAGGCCCTGGGCTCTGTTCTGGACCAGCTACCACAGGAGAGGGTTATATTGGCCCTCACTTTGACCCTGGtaaggggtgtgtgtgagcgcgccCCTGTACTGCTCAGGAACCTGTTCAACACAGCTCTGCAGTTCACTGCAGCCAGGTGA